In the Pseudoliparis swirei isolate HS2019 ecotype Mariana Trench chromosome 21, NWPU_hadal_v1, whole genome shotgun sequence genome, one interval contains:
- the LOC130212132 gene encoding Fc receptor-like protein 5, which translates to MGLSVLCVLGLFLMNILLYSGHAQDIWLSVDPNRSTFFTGEYVTFICDMRRGEDTDWFYSISLEGKRSPPNSPKKRLKSQSLTSRHSGGYQCIAAHKSSPAVIIESNTVSLTVSERPKARLSKNTPAGVSMTLTCSVSSSSPSSSGWKYFWYRGKKTSEPLITREDVLLPKGGGGGEFYWCRGGSGDPVYYTEYSNTVATHTAVVTLQPGWPEIYSGEAITLTCAVRDAGDAEWDYRWETISSHGPHKQRGAVITPSHGGDFWCRGWLRYEMSSSKWSDAFTLKVSPGEPKPVLTAAPSWPSPGGSVTLTCSVDPPSAGWRFFWYRVVPSLPASYSRELLPGSTNGTERNSYTAHGHARTAGYACRAARGDPVFLSSYSEPQFVWSADFHPAASLTVSPPRMQFFSKESLSLSCEGNSTEWRVNRFIKHDQLTTDCSVWGTMTGPTCSISANGMTGVYWCESETGQFSNAANITIQSGDVILVGSVHPVTEGQSVTLGCRLKTEELLHHVDFYKNGKLIPDHSSGELFISEATKSDEGFYKCEARDSTRGLRSSSPQSWMSVKSPSSPFPVLMIVGLVSGVSLIILLLLFLYFCYRRSKDSRLVRSESTNQSAATDHMTNQVATQEGQYASLLRGDSCLYETIQASEQPEHGRNNEPEKSVYSNVTMGPAAVCVDMRMGLTVVCVPGLFLVNILLYCGHAQDIWLSVDPDRSAFFTGESVTFTCGVRAEETDWYYLFRRDGYSLNNNIQQKTMTRSVTPALSGEYQCVASHKRQQAVLESNNVSITVSGKPKPVLTAAPSWPSPGGSVTLTCSVDPPSAGWRFFWFRVVPLLPASYRLKLLPGSTNGTERDSYTAHGHARTAGYACRAARGDPVFRSSYSEPQFVWSADFHPAPSLTVSPPRMQFFSDEPLSLSCEGNSTEWRVSRFIKYNQDTIYLYCSFWGTMTGPTCSISANGMTGVYWCESETGQFSNAANITIQSGDVILVSSVHPVTEGQSVTLGCRLKTEELLHHVDFYKNGKLIPDHSSGELFISEATKSDEGFYKCEARDSTRGLRSSSPQSWMSVKSAAPSSPFPVLMIVGLVSGVSLIILLLLFLYFCYRRSKDSRLVRSESTNQSAATDHVTNQVANQEGQYASLLRGDSCLYETIQASEQPEHGRNNEPEKSVYSNVTMGPAAGPSTTDFGFILLLIPPGDSPMVKYNNESK; encoded by the exons ATGGGACTCTCTGTGCTCTGTGTGCTGGGCCTTTTCT tgATGAACATTCTCCTCTACTCTGGACACGCTCAAG ATATTTGGCTGTCCGTGGATCCAAACAGGTCCACTTTCTTCACTGGAGAGTATGTGACCTTCATATGtgacatgaggagaggagaagacacTGACTGGTTTTACTCAATCAGCCTGGAGGGGAAGAGATCTCCCCCCAACAGCCCCAAGAAGAGACTTAAATCACAATCTCTAACTTCACGCCACAGCGGTGGATATCAGTGTATTGCGGCTCACAAGAGCTCACCAGCTGTTATAATAGAAAGTAATACAGTCTCTCTCACTGTATCAG AGCGACCGAAGGCCCGACTGAGCAAAAACACTCCAGCAGGGGTCAGTATGACCCTGACCTGCTCTGTGAGCTCATCTTCACCATCTTCATCTGGATGGAAATACTTCTGGTACAGAGGCAAGAAAACCTCTGAACCCCTGATCACACGAGAAGATGTTCTCCTCcccaaaggaggaggaggaggagaattctATTGgtgcagaggaggaagtggagaccCAGTCTACTACACAGAATACAGCAATACAGTTG ccacacacacagctgttgtgactctgcagcCCGGCTGGCCTGAGATTTACTCCGGAGAGGCGATCACTCTCACGTGTGCCGTGAGGGATGCAGGGGACGCTGAGTGGGATTACCGATGGGAAACAATCAGCTCTCACGGCCCTCATAAACAAAGAGGCGCCGTGATCACGCCGTCACACGGCGGAGACTTCTGGTGTCGGGGCTGGCTGAGATATGAAATGTCTTCCTCAAAATGGAGCGATGCTTTCACACTAAAGGTTTCTCCCG GTGAACCCAAGCCGGTCCTCACGGCGGCTCCATCGTGGCCGAGTCCCGGAGGCTCGGTGACTCTGACCTGCAGCGTTGACCCTCCGTCTGCAGGATGGAGGTTCTTCTGGTACCGGGTTGTTCCCTCACTGCCAGCCTCCTACAGCCGGGAGCTGCTACCGGGCAGCACCAACGGTACCGAGCGGAACTCCTACACCGCTCACGGGCACGCGCGCACAGCGGGATACGCGTGCCGAGCCGCGCGAGGAGACCCGGTGTTCCTCTCCTCGTACAGTGAGcctcagttcgtctggtctgcAG ATTTCCATCCAGCAGCGTCTCTCACAGTGAGTCCTCCCAGAATGCAGTTCTTCAGCAAAGAGTCACTGTCACTGAGCTGTGAGGGAAACTCTACTGAGTGGAGAGTGAACAGGTTTATTAAACATGACCAGCTGACCACAGATTGTTCTGTCTGGGGAACCATGACTGGACCCACATGCAGCATCAGCGCTAATGGGATGACTGGAGTGTACTGGTGTGAGTCTGAAACGGGGCAGTTCAGCAACGCAGCCAACATCACGATACAGA gtggtgatgtcatcctggtGGGCTCTGTccacccggtgactgagggacagTCGGTCACTCTGGGCTGCAGGTTGAAGACAGAAGAGCTTCTTCATCACGTGGATTTCTATAAAAACGGCAAACTCATCCCAGATCATAGCAGCGGGGAGCTGTTCATCTCTGAAGCTACGAAGTCAGATGAAGGTTTCTATAAATGTGAAGCAAGAGATTCAACTCGAGGTTTGAGGAGCTCGTCACCTCAGAGCTGGATGTCAGTCAAAT cccCCAGCTCTCCGTTCCCCGTGCTGATGATTGTTGGTCTGGTTTCTGGAGTTTCTCTGATTATTCTCCTGCTGCTGTTTCTGTATTTCTGCTACAGAAGGTCAAAAG ATTCTCGCCTCGTGAG GTCTGAGAGCACCAATCAGAGCGCAGCTACAGACCACATGACCAACCAGGTTGCAACTCAAGAAGGACAATATGCCTCTCTTCTCCGTG GTGATTCTTGTCTGTATGAAACAATCCAAGCCTCTGAACAACCTGAGCATG GAAGGAATAATGAACCAGAGAAGAGCGTTTACTCCAATGTGACGATGGGACCAGCTGCAG TCTG tgtggacatgaggatggGACTCACTGTCGTCTGTGTGCCGGGGCTTTTCT TGGTGAATATTCTCCTCTACTGTGGACACGCTCAAG ATATCTGGCTGTCCGTGGACCCAGACAGGTCAGCTTTCTTCACTGGAGAgtctgtgaccttcacatgtggCGTGAGAGCAGAAGAGACGGACTGGTATTACTTATTCAGGAGGGATGGTTATTCTTTGAACAACAACATCCAACAAAAGACGATGACACGATCTGTAACTCCAGCCCTCAGTGGTGAATATCAGTGTGTTGCAAGTCACAAGCGTCAACAAGCTGTTTTAGAAAGTAATAACGTCTCTATAACTGTTTCAG GTAAACCCAAGCCGGTCCTCACGGCGGCTCCATCGTGGCCGAGTCCCGGAGGCTCGGTGACTCTGACCTGCAGCGTTGACCCTCCGTCTGCAGGATGGAGGTTCTTCTGGTTCCGGGTTGTTCCCTTACTGCCAGCCTCCTACAGACTGAAGCTGCTACCGGGCAGCACCAACGGGACCGAGCGGGACTCCTACACCGCTCACGGGCACGCGCGCACAGCGGGATACGCGTGCCGAGCCGCGCGAGGAGACCCGGTGTTCCGCTCCTCGTACAGTGAGcctcagttcgtctggtctgcAG ATTTCCATCCAGCACCGTCTCTCACAGTGAGTCCTCCCAGAATGCAGTTCTTCAGTGATGAGCCACTGTCACTGAGCTGTGAGGGAAACTCTACTGAGTGGAGAGTGAGCAGGTTTATTAAATATAACCAGGATACCATCTACTTATACTGTTCTTTCTGGGGAACCATGACTGGACCCACATGCAGCATCAGCGCTAATGGGATGACTGGAGTGTACTGGTGTGAGTCTGAAACGGGGCAGTTCAGCAACGCAGCCAACATCACGATACAGA gcggtgatgtcatcctggtGAGCTCTGTccacccggtgactgagggacagTCGGTCACTCTGGGCTGCAGGTTGAAGACAGAAGAGCTTCTTCATCACGTGGATTTCTATAAAAACGGCAAACTCATCCCAGATCATAGCAGCGGGGAGCTGTTCATCTCTGAAGCTACGAAGTCAGATGAAGGTTTCTACAAATGTGAAGCAAGAGATTCAACTCGAGGTTTGAGAAGCTCGTCACCTCAGAGCTGGATGTCAGTCAAAT ctgCAGCCCCCAGCTCTCCGTTCCCCGTGCTGATGATTGTTGGTCTGGTTTCTGGAGTTTCTCTGATTATTCTCCTGCTGCTGTTTCTGTATTTCTGCTACAGAAGGTCAAAAG ATTCTCGCCTCGTGAG GTCTGAGAGCACCAATCAGAGCGCAGCTACAGACCACGTGACCAACCAGGTTGCAAATCAAGAAGGACAATATGCCTCTCTTCTCCGTG GTGATTCTTGTCTGTATGAAACAATCCAAGCCTCTGAACAACCTGAGCATG GAAGGAATAATGAACCAGAGAAGAGCGTTTACTCCAATGTGACGATGGGACCAGCTGCAGGTCCAAGTACAACAGACTTtgggtttattttattattaataccaCCAGGAGATTCACCAATGGTCAAATACAACAATGAGAGTAAATAA